One Candidatus Wallbacteria bacterium genomic window carries:
- a CDS encoding S1 RNA-binding domain-containing protein translates to MDKKMKMEELEMEKEENNKENIKGGKKEGEEIYEDYMANLNTLNKGAIVKGRISNINGNEVFVDIGYKSEGIISADDFKEDIGSLKEGNEVEVMIVSLDGYGGYPILSKSKADQQRIWNKIYDSYENGAEVACRLSAKVKGGYEVYLDGVIKAFMPLSQLNQECKMGASIGVRVIEANKKRNNIVVSRKILLEEERKKRFDNIFQTTKEGDVAKAKVVRLKDYGAFMDFMGVEGLLHITDVSWGRIEKIEDALKVGDEVDVKILKIDKENNKVSFGMKQLIPEPWSYAKEKYQSGSEITGKVTKLTDFGIFVKVEEGLEGLVHISDISWVRRIGHPKEIVTAGENIKVKVLNVDPEARRISLGIKQLSEDPWFKAEQLYTVNSIVTGKVREILRNGFTVELEGDLTGFVGLRDLSWTKKINNAGDVVEVGQTIEAKILELDGERRRIVLGLKQVQPNPWSMARDNYPPGTTIDGRVTNLAKFGAFVELADGIEGLIHISDMSWTKKVNHPSEILKKGDPVKIRVLEVNSEEQRISLGLKQVVPDPWNDIETRFPVGDVVEGHVISLSSFGAFVEIEEGIEGLVHVSDMSWNKKVHHPNEMVNEGDLVRVKVIEIDPGNRKIKLGLKQVSDDPLSKYRKGAIFEGEVTKHTEFGIFVKLEEGVEGLIHKSQLLDENVDDISKSYPIGDKMSVMVLEANKDKRQLRLSAKDAVNAQKIEEYKKNLDTNISGGVSLGDKIREALAKNNQNKED, encoded by the coding sequence ATGGACAAGAAGATGAAAATGGAAGAATTAGAAATGGAAAAAGAAGAAAACAACAAGGAAAACATCAAAGGTGGAAAAAAAGAAGGTGAAGAAATCTACGAAGATTATATGGCCAATCTTAACACGCTCAATAAAGGAGCGATTGTTAAGGGGCGGATTTCCAACATCAACGGCAATGAAGTGTTCGTTGATATCGGATACAAGTCAGAAGGCATAATCTCTGCCGATGACTTTAAAGAAGACATTGGATCACTTAAGGAAGGCAATGAAGTCGAAGTAATGATCGTCAGCCTGGACGGTTACGGAGGCTATCCGATTCTTTCCAAATCCAAGGCTGACCAGCAGCGGATCTGGAACAAGATTTATGATTCCTACGAAAATGGTGCTGAAGTCGCCTGCAGGCTCTCGGCGAAAGTCAAAGGCGGATATGAAGTTTACCTCGATGGTGTAATCAAGGCTTTCATGCCGCTTTCCCAGCTGAATCAGGAATGCAAGATGGGTGCATCAATCGGAGTGCGGGTAATCGAAGCCAACAAAAAGCGCAACAACATCGTGGTTTCCCGCAAAATCCTGCTCGAAGAAGAGCGGAAAAAGAGATTCGACAACATCTTCCAGACCACCAAGGAAGGCGATGTAGCCAAAGCCAAGGTAGTCAGGCTCAAGGACTATGGCGCTTTCATGGATTTCATGGGCGTGGAAGGCCTCCTGCACATTACCGATGTTTCCTGGGGCAGGATCGAGAAAATTGAGGATGCCCTGAAAGTCGGCGACGAAGTAGACGTCAAGATACTTAAAATAGATAAAGAAAACAACAAAGTCAGTTTCGGCATGAAGCAGCTCATTCCCGAGCCCTGGAGCTATGCCAAGGAAAAATATCAGAGCGGCTCTGAAATCACCGGAAAAGTCACCAAACTCACAGACTTCGGAATCTTCGTAAAAGTCGAGGAAGGTCTGGAGGGGCTGGTCCACATTTCGGATATTTCATGGGTCAGGCGGATCGGGCATCCCAAGGAAATAGTCACAGCCGGAGAGAATATCAAGGTCAAGGTGCTCAATGTCGATCCGGAAGCCAGACGGATTTCACTTGGCATCAAGCAGCTCTCCGAAGATCCCTGGTTCAAGGCTGAACAGCTGTATACCGTCAACTCGATCGTAACAGGAAAAGTACGTGAAATACTGAGAAACGGTTTCACAGTCGAATTGGAAGGGGATCTGACCGGATTTGTCGGGCTGCGTGATCTCTCCTGGACCAAGAAGATCAACAATGCCGGCGATGTAGTCGAAGTCGGACAGACCATTGAAGCTAAAATTCTGGAGCTGGACGGTGAACGGAGAAGGATCGTGCTCGGTTTGAAGCAGGTGCAGCCCAATCCATGGAGCATGGCCAGGGACAATTACCCTCCTGGAACAACTATCGACGGCCGCGTGACAAATCTCGCCAAATTCGGAGCCTTTGTCGAACTGGCTGACGGGATCGAGGGCCTGATCCATATCTCAGACATGTCGTGGACCAAGAAAGTCAACCATCCTTCAGAAATATTGAAAAAGGGCGATCCTGTAAAGATCAGGGTTCTGGAAGTCAATTCCGAAGAGCAGAGGATCTCGCTTGGCCTCAAGCAGGTCGTGCCTGATCCCTGGAATGACATCGAAACCAGATTCCCGGTAGGTGATGTTGTGGAAGGTCACGTGATTTCCCTTTCCTCATTCGGAGCATTTGTGGAGATCGAGGAAGGCATCGAGGGCCTGGTGCATGTCTCTGACATGTCCTGGAACAAGAAAGTGCATCACCCGAACGAAATGGTAAATGAAGGCGACCTGGTGAGGGTGAAGGTGATTGAGATCGACCCGGGCAACCGCAAGATCAAGCTCGGCTTGAAACAGGTCTCAGACGATCCGCTCAGCAAATACAGGAAAGGCGCCATCTTCGAGGGTGAAGTCACCAAACACACGGAATTCGGAATCTTCGTGAAGCTCGAGGAAGGCGTGGAAGGCCTGATCCACAAATCCCAGCTGCTGGACGAGAATGTCGATGACATCAGCAAATCCTATCCGATCGGAGATAAAATGTCAGTGATGGTGCTGGAAGCCAACAAGGACAAGCGCCAGCTGCGGCTGTCAGCCAAGGATGCGGTGAATGCCCAGAAAATCGAGGAGTACAAGAAAAACCTCGATACAAATATTTCAGGCGGAGTATCTCTTGGAGATAAAATCCGCGAAGCTTTAGCCAAGAACAACCAGAACAAGGAGGACTGA
- a CDS encoding lysophospholipid acyltransferase family protein produces the protein MDIGVKICKFWLDILLFAFMVSVIPSFKEKKIPANGLLLASNHFSNLDPPLIFYTYPEMVSIVSKKEILDLPFIGWLFRDLGTIRINRQAFGQSTLKAITERLAERNVLLFPEGTRSLDGEIKNGKPGFGYLVQKLRIPVMPLYIDSFSILPKKHFLPAPGTVKINFGKILTFEEISAKIGCRDEKESYQEITHLIMEEIRNLRDESKSNSDGGGKLN, from the coding sequence ATGGACATCGGGGTTAAAATATGCAAATTCTGGCTGGACATACTTCTGTTCGCCTTCATGGTCAGTGTAATTCCATCCTTCAAGGAAAAAAAAATCCCGGCAAACGGTCTGCTGCTCGCTTCGAACCATTTCAGCAACCTTGACCCTCCCCTGATCTTTTACACTTACCCGGAAATGGTTTCCATAGTTTCCAAGAAAGAAATATTAGATCTGCCGTTCATCGGCTGGCTTTTCAGGGATCTGGGCACGATCCGCATCAACCGCCAGGCCTTTGGTCAGTCCACGCTTAAAGCCATCACTGAAAGGCTAGCGGAACGGAATGTTCTGCTTTTTCCGGAAGGGACACGCAGCCTCGACGGGGAGATCAAGAACGGCAAGCCCGGCTTTGGTTACCTGGTTCAGAAACTTCGGATCCCGGTAATGCCCCTGTATATTGATTCGTTTTCGATACTTCCCAAAAAACACTTTCTCCCGGCGCCTGGAACAGTGAAAATCAATTTCGGAAAAATCTTAACTTTTGAAGAAATCTCTGCTAAAATAGGTTGCCGTGATGAAAAGGAGTCCTATCAGGAGATTACTCACCTGATTATGGAGGAAATCAGAAATCTCAGGGATGAATCCAAAAGTAACTCTGATGGAGGTGGAAAACTGAACTGA
- the cmk gene encoding (d)CMP kinase has protein sequence MVKIAIDGPAGSGKSTIAKLLARELGYLYIDSGALYRSLTWHCLEKKIDMNNDEEITRLGLSCPLKLLLSEKGELNIFVGETCVNSLIRLDRVSRHVSLIARLSPLRKKVVQLLREFDHPRGIVMDGRDIGTVVFPEAEYKFFLTAGAEERAKRRVNELKERGEQADFEDILKSIRDRDRIDSERADSPLKAAEDAISVDTTALGIDDVREKLAGMVLNGHRG, from the coding sequence ATGGTCAAAATCGCCATTGACGGACCTGCCGGTTCCGGAAAATCTACCATCGCCAAGCTGCTTGCCCGCGAGCTCGGATATCTGTACATAGACAGCGGGGCACTCTACCGTTCCCTGACCTGGCATTGTCTTGAGAAAAAAATAGACATGAATAATGACGAGGAGATTACCAGGCTGGGATTGAGCTGCCCTCTGAAACTGCTGCTGTCCGAAAAAGGTGAGCTCAACATCTTCGTGGGTGAGACCTGCGTCAACTCCCTGATCCGCCTGGACCGCGTCAGCAGGCATGTCTCACTGATCGCCAGGCTGTCGCCACTGCGGAAAAAGGTTGTCCAGCTTTTACGGGAATTTGATCATCCCAGAGGCATAGTCATGGACGGCCGCGACATCGGCACTGTCGTCTTCCCTGAAGCAGAGTACAAGTTTTTTCTCACAGCCGGCGCAGAGGAACGGGCCAAGCGCAGGGTGAATGAACTGAAGGAGCGCGGGGAGCAGGCGGATTTTGAAGACATCCTCAAATCCATCAGGGACCGCGACCGCATCGACAGCGAACGGGCCGATTCCCCCCTCAAAGCCGCCGAGGATGCGATCAGCGTGGACACGACTGCTCTGGGGATCGACGATGTAAGGGAAAAACTCGCAGGGATGGTTTTAAATGGACATCGGGGTTAA
- a CDS encoding zinc ribbon domain-containing protein, translating to MSENPVKLCPGCARSCQFEENFCPTCGYKFLIKPQESNPGDAGPMNVPVDCHRRVKQTVYAAWELFNSNLAQMLAICLLLTVAVRLMHLEKVNFNYPLLRANVTEETGTQEVLYTSPPVASTEVTGHSKLKIYYSGKESGDFFFSTVKPEWLKFVLQPLTGFLLFLLMEFLFLGTYFSSLTAIAGKTDVFRAFLKIFKRPFFFFKIVASKWLLMLLACVSCLALFALSAIIDSGLGVLVSLVLYFWVIILLWSRLILVYPLAADRSLGPLTAIRTSWTLTRNKTWTVAFFLIKSSLLLYLITYMSYFNNITDIFEKVFKALKDSNFNVGMVAVFTTDFMQTLITTATTLFLICIITLLYRDCGGTDHNRPIQEGFQSSSQKQV from the coding sequence ATGTCTGAAAATCCTGTCAAACTCTGCCCGGGCTGCGCGAGAAGCTGCCAGTTTGAAGAAAACTTCTGCCCCACCTGCGGATATAAATTTCTGATAAAACCTCAGGAAAGCAATCCCGGCGATGCAGGACCGATGAATGTGCCTGTAGACTGCCACCGCAGGGTCAAGCAGACTGTTTATGCAGCCTGGGAACTTTTCAACAGCAATCTGGCGCAGATGCTGGCGATCTGCCTGCTGCTCACAGTAGCTGTCAGATTAATGCATTTAGAGAAAGTGAATTTCAATTATCCCCTGCTGAGGGCAAATGTTACTGAAGAAACTGGCACACAGGAAGTCCTGTACACTTCACCACCTGTTGCCAGCACTGAAGTCACCGGCCATTCCAAGCTGAAGATTTACTATTCAGGGAAAGAAAGTGGGGATTTCTTTTTTTCCACAGTCAAACCCGAATGGCTCAAGTTCGTCCTGCAGCCCTTGACTGGCTTCCTGCTCTTTCTACTGATGGAATTCCTGTTTCTTGGTACCTATTTTTCATCACTTACTGCCATCGCTGGAAAGACTGACGTTTTCCGCGCCTTTCTCAAGATTTTCAAACGACCATTCTTTTTTTTCAAGATAGTTGCGTCTAAATGGCTGTTAATGCTGCTGGCATGCGTTTCCTGCCTGGCTCTGTTCGCTCTGTCTGCAATCATCGATTCGGGATTGGGAGTTCTGGTTTCCTTAGTGCTGTACTTTTGGGTAATCATCCTGCTCTGGAGCAGACTGATCCTGGTTTATCCGCTGGCTGCAGACCGCTCTCTGGGTCCTCTCACAGCCATCAGGACTTCCTGGACCCTGACCAGGAATAAAACCTGGACAGTTGCCTTTTTTCTGATCAAGTCCTCACTGCTCCTCTATCTGATAACCTATATGAGCTACTTCAACAACATCACAGACATCTTCGAGAAAGTCTTCAAAGCACTGAAGGACTCTAATTTCAATGTGGGCATGGTTGCAGTGTTTACCACTGATTTCATGCAGACTCTGATTACCACAGCCACTACGCTTTTCCTGATCTGCATCATTACCCTGCTCTATCGGGACTGCGGCGGAACCGACCACAACCGTCCGATTCAGGAAGGTTTCCAGAGCAGCTCTCAGAAACAGGTTTAA
- the pheS gene encoding phenylalanine--tRNA ligase subunit alpha produces the protein MEYGMEQINLLRDEIDKALSTAGTSEELENLRIGYLGKKGKLTASLKSLAALDVETRKEAGKALNDLKDWLSEAINQKKNGLAGRLLEEKLAREWTDITVPLPAKRSGTLHPISRIQYEIEDIFSSLGFMILDGPWAEDDWHNFQALNIPLDHPARDMQDTFWLSNGKLLRTHTSCVQVRAMEKFKPPLRVIAPGRVFRYEATDASHENTFYQVEGLMVDKGISVAHLIYTMKTLLRHVFGRDVKVRLRPGFFPFVEPGFELDINCLICGGSGCPVCKQSGWVELLPCGLVHPNVLKHGKIDPEIYSGFAFGLGLNRLVMMRYGINDIRYFQNPDLRFLSQF, from the coding sequence ATGGAGTACGGTATGGAACAAATCAACCTTCTGCGCGACGAGATAGACAAGGCTCTTTCAACTGCAGGGACATCGGAAGAACTGGAAAACCTGCGGATAGGTTACCTCGGCAAGAAGGGCAAGCTTACTGCTTCGCTCAAGTCGCTCGCTGCTCTCGATGTGGAAACGAGGAAAGAGGCAGGCAAAGCCTTGAATGATCTGAAGGACTGGCTGTCTGAAGCCATCAATCAAAAGAAAAACGGCCTGGCAGGCAGGCTTCTGGAAGAAAAGCTCGCCAGGGAATGGACCGACATCACGGTCCCGCTGCCTGCGAAACGCTCGGGCACCCTCCATCCCATCAGCCGCATTCAGTATGAGATCGAAGATATTTTCTCTTCCCTGGGGTTCATGATTCTGGACGGACCATGGGCTGAGGACGACTGGCATAATTTCCAGGCTCTGAACATTCCTCTCGACCATCCTGCCAGAGACATGCAGGATACTTTCTGGCTTTCAAACGGTAAACTTCTGCGCACCCACACCTCCTGCGTGCAGGTCCGGGCCATGGAAAAGTTCAAGCCGCCCCTGCGTGTGATTGCCCCTGGCCGGGTGTTCAGATATGAAGCTACAGACGCTTCTCATGAAAACACTTTTTACCAGGTGGAAGGACTGATGGTGGACAAGGGAATTTCAGTCGCCCATCTGATCTACACCATGAAAACCTTGCTCAGACACGTGTTCGGCCGCGATGTAAAGGTCAGGCTCAGACCTGGATTCTTCCCCTTCGTGGAACCCGGATTCGAACTGGATATAAACTGCCTGATCTGCGGCGGTTCCGGATGTCCTGTCTGCAAGCAGTCGGGCTGGGTGGAGCTGCTGCCCTGCGGACTCGTGCATCCTAATGTGCTGAAACACGGGAAAATTGATCCTGAGATTTATTCCGGATTCGCCTTCGGGCTGGGTCTGAATCGCCTGGTAATGATGCGTTACGGCATCAATGACATCAGGTACTTCCAGAATCCGGATCTGAGATTTTTAAGTCAGTTCTAG
- a CDS encoding ankyrin repeat domain-containing protein, with amino-acid sequence MIKCLKKIILLAFLIQSVVLQASPDDTRLFAAINEENFTEVKHLISLGADPEAVDNLNNGYTPLIMAARRGNKDIVEYLLGDKVEVEVGTKDKKGLSPLMHAIVCKQTKIVNMLLEKKAKINDSDASQITPLMHAIYVGQVDLAKMLIEKGADVNAKDKNGTTALTYAVAQQNVSAVQLLLDKGAYKYSLDNFGNDPMKIATQLKNDTIINLLNQKKETITQKADYVNFYKIKE; translated from the coding sequence ATGATCAAGTGCCTGAAAAAAATCATCCTGCTCGCATTTCTGATCCAGTCAGTGGTTCTGCAGGCCAGTCCTGACGACACCAGACTTTTCGCGGCGATCAACGAGGAAAACTTCACTGAAGTCAAGCACTTGATTTCACTGGGTGCAGATCCGGAAGCAGTGGATAATCTGAACAACGGATACACGCCTCTGATCATGGCAGCAAGGCGCGGAAACAAGGATATCGTCGAATACCTGCTCGGGGACAAGGTGGAAGTTGAAGTGGGCACTAAGGATAAAAAAGGCTTGAGCCCGCTGATGCATGCCATAGTCTGCAAACAGACAAAGATCGTCAACATGCTCCTGGAAAAAAAGGCCAAGATCAATGATTCCGACGCTTCCCAGATTACACCGCTGATGCACGCCATCTATGTCGGACAGGTGGATCTGGCCAAAATGCTGATCGAAAAAGGGGCAGACGTAAACGCAAAGGACAAGAATGGAACCACTGCTCTGACTTATGCCGTAGCTCAGCAGAACGTGAGCGCGGTTCAGCTTCTTCTGGATAAAGGCGCGTATAAGTACTCTCTGGACAATTTCGGCAATGATCCCATGAAAATCGCTACGCAGCTAAAGAACGACACCATCATCAACCTGCTCAATCAGAAGAAAGAAACCATCACCCAGAAAGCGGATTACGTTAACTTTTATAAGATCAAGGAATAG
- a CDS encoding indolepyruvate oxidoreductase subunit beta, giving the protein MNELKAYQIIMAGVGGQGLMKASDLLARAAFHAGFDVKKSEVHGLAQRGGSLLTQIKIGPVVHSPLIDPGYADFLLGFEKLEAYRYCGYLKPGGLLIYDDLEIVPIGYRRDEYPAQLKKFFEVQNFRSQEVQALLEAQKLGDTRIQNVLLLKALNSEIAIPREAWEKSFRESFKPGVCEKNWQIFQK; this is encoded by the coding sequence ATGAACGAGCTGAAAGCATATCAGATCATCATGGCAGGAGTGGGTGGCCAGGGACTTATGAAAGCTTCTGACCTGCTGGCCAGAGCTGCTTTTCATGCCGGATTCGATGTCAAGAAGTCTGAAGTGCACGGCCTGGCCCAGCGGGGCGGAAGCCTGCTCACCCAGATCAAGATCGGTCCTGTCGTCCATTCCCCGCTGATAGACCCGGGTTACGCTGATTTCCTGCTCGGTTTTGAAAAACTGGAAGCTTACAGGTATTGCGGTTACCTGAAACCGGGAGGCCTGCTGATTTACGACGACCTGGAAATCGTCCCGATCGGTTACAGACGCGATGAGTATCCTGCTCAACTTAAAAAATTCTTTGAAGTTCAGAATTTCAGATCCCAAGAGGTGCAGGCTCTTCTGGAAGCCCAGAAACTCGGCGACACACGCATCCAGAACGTGCTGCTCCTGAAAGCCCTGAATAGTGAAATAGCGATTCCCAGGGAAGCCTGGGAAAAATCCTTTAGGGAAAGTTTCAAGCCTGGAGTATGCGAAAAAAACTGGCAGATATTCCAAAAATAG
- the iorA gene encoding indolepyruvate ferredoxin oxidoreductase subunit alpha — protein MDEKKLLSGNEAVARGAYEAGCRFATSYPGTPSTEILETVLREYSGINAQWATNEKVALEVGYGACLAGARTLVTMKQVGLNVAADPFFTISYTGVNGGLVIVSADEPGVHSSQNEQDNRNYAKFAKIPMLEPSDSQEALEFTKYGFALSEEFDTPVLLRLTTRICHGHSVVYPGKMQDPTLKEYKKDWRKRAMVPANALARHPEVEKRLCNLKQASESSPLNDITWKSSDVGIITSGVAYFHALEAFPQYSILKLGFSYPLPEAKIKDFTSKVKQVYLIEENDPFLEEQVRALCPSVEIHGKDLLPVVGELTPETIRVAFKGKTGIKKGLAQDALRRLPVFCPGCPHRGSFYLTKKYARVITGDIGCYGLAALPPLECMDTIICMGASVGMAEGFSKVRPLEKVLGVIGDSTFYHSGVTGLLDIYFNSATSKLVILDNSTTAMTGHQPNPGSPVNSRGEPRGINLEALVGSIGINVKSLDPLSLKDSARELEQIMNSQSGAVVIFKSPCILLPEVAKNKKSPFRIDQAACVNCKACLKLLCPALEAAEKPLIREFMCAGCGLCAQVCPKSAISGVKAQ, from the coding sequence ATGGATGAAAAAAAACTGTTGTCAGGCAATGAAGCCGTAGCCAGGGGAGCCTATGAAGCAGGCTGCAGGTTTGCGACCTCCTATCCAGGCACGCCTTCCACCGAGATTCTGGAAACAGTGCTCCGCGAATACAGCGGGATCAATGCCCAGTGGGCGACCAATGAAAAGGTGGCTCTGGAAGTCGGTTACGGAGCCTGCCTCGCCGGAGCCAGGACTCTGGTCACCATGAAGCAGGTCGGACTGAACGTAGCAGCCGATCCGTTCTTCACCATTTCCTACACCGGTGTGAACGGGGGGCTCGTGATCGTAAGCGCTGACGAGCCGGGAGTACACAGTTCGCAGAATGAACAGGACAACCGGAATTATGCGAAATTCGCCAAAATTCCCATGCTGGAGCCCTCAGACAGCCAGGAAGCACTGGAATTCACGAAATACGGATTCGCTCTAAGCGAGGAGTTTGATACGCCGGTGCTCCTGCGCCTCACTACGAGAATCTGCCACGGCCACAGCGTGGTTTATCCGGGAAAAATGCAGGACCCGACCCTGAAAGAATATAAAAAAGACTGGCGCAAGCGCGCAATGGTACCTGCCAATGCCCTCGCCAGGCACCCTGAAGTGGAAAAGAGGCTTTGCAACCTCAAGCAAGCCTCGGAAAGTTCCCCTCTCAACGACATCACCTGGAAATCATCAGACGTGGGAATCATTACTTCAGGTGTGGCTTATTTCCATGCCCTGGAAGCTTTCCCGCAGTATTCGATCCTGAAGCTCGGATTTTCCTATCCCCTCCCTGAAGCGAAAATCAAGGATTTCACGTCAAAGGTGAAACAGGTTTATCTGATCGAAGAGAACGACCCCTTCCTCGAGGAACAGGTGAGAGCACTTTGTCCTTCAGTAGAAATCCACGGAAAAGACCTGCTCCCGGTCGTGGGGGAACTTACTCCGGAAACGATCCGGGTCGCATTCAAGGGAAAGACAGGCATCAAAAAAGGCCTGGCCCAGGACGCGCTCAGGCGTCTGCCTGTATTCTGCCCCGGATGTCCGCACAGGGGCAGTTTCTACCTCACCAAAAAATACGCCCGGGTGATCACCGGGGACATCGGCTGTTATGGCCTCGCAGCCCTGCCTCCTCTCGAATGCATGGACACAATCATCTGCATGGGAGCAAGTGTAGGCATGGCCGAAGGATTTTCAAAGGTCAGACCTCTGGAAAAAGTACTGGGCGTAATCGGGGATTCCACCTTCTATCATTCTGGCGTCACCGGACTTCTTGACATTTATTTCAACAGCGCCACCAGCAAGCTTGTGATCCTGGACAATTCAACCACTGCCATGACCGGTCATCAGCCGAATCCCGGTTCTCCTGTCAACAGCCGGGGTGAACCGAGAGGCATCAATCTGGAAGCTCTGGTCGGATCGATCGGGATCAACGTGAAATCACTGGATCCGCTGAGCCTCAAAGACAGCGCCAGGGAACTCGAGCAGATCATGAATTCGCAGTCTGGAGCTGTCGTGATCTTCAAGTCTCCCTGTATCCTGCTGCCTGAAGTGGCCAAGAACAAAAAAAGCCCTTTCCGGATCGACCAGGCCGCCTGCGTGAACTGCAAAGCCTGCCTGAAACTTCTCTGCCCCGCGCTTGAAGCCGCTGAAAAGCCTCTGATCAGGGAATTCATGTGCGCCGGCTGCGGGCTCTGCGCACAGGTCTGCCCCAAGTCAGCAATCTCGGGAGTAAAAGCTCAATAA
- a CDS encoding U32 family peptidase C-terminal domain-containing protein, translating to MSGKIELLLPAGDPEKFKVGLAYGGDAFYAGGEHFSLRNACRNFTPKELESSIRLAHESGRKFYLALNIFPRCGDFPALKKYLRKISKLPLDALIVSDLGIIELLAELKIGIPLHISTQANILNHYAVAFLNRIPVKRIILARELSRAEISLIRKKHRNVELEIFVHGAMCVSYSGRCLLSLYFNKRDANKGDCSHPCRWKYQLQEEKRPGVYLPISEEDSGSLIFNSRDLCLIGHLPEIISLGIDSVKIEGRVKSEYYLAVVGRTYREAIDSCYSGKKFTLRKEWLHELASVSHREYTTGFFTGLPADVMRKQSAYLRNCQVVGKILSCNAGRSKIHVKNNLYSGDSVEVFSPEGVFPESIRELRSGNHKISKATNEMIVNCALSREYSWGSFLRKREK from the coding sequence ATGAGCGGAAAAATCGAACTGCTTTTACCGGCCGGAGATCCAGAAAAATTCAAAGTCGGGCTTGCCTATGGCGGTGATGCTTTTTACGCCGGAGGCGAGCATTTCAGCCTGCGCAACGCCTGCCGGAACTTCACCCCTAAAGAACTGGAGTCATCAATCAGGCTGGCTCATGAATCAGGCCGGAAGTTCTACCTGGCTTTGAATATTTTTCCCAGATGCGGAGATTTTCCAGCTCTGAAAAAATATCTTCGAAAAATCAGCAAGCTGCCGCTGGATGCCCTGATAGTTTCGGATCTGGGAATCATCGAACTCCTGGCCGAACTGAAAATCGGGATCCCGCTGCACATTTCCACCCAGGCAAATATACTCAACCATTATGCAGTGGCATTTCTGAACAGGATCCCTGTCAAAAGGATTATCCTCGCGAGAGAACTCTCCAGAGCGGAAATCTCGCTGATCCGGAAAAAACATCGAAATGTGGAGCTGGAGATTTTCGTACACGGAGCGATGTGCGTCAGCTATTCAGGCCGCTGCCTGCTCAGCCTCTATTTTAACAAAAGGGACGCGAATAAAGGAGACTGTTCCCATCCCTGCCGCTGGAAATACCAGCTCCAGGAAGAAAAAAGACCCGGAGTATACCTGCCGATCAGCGAAGAAGATTCAGGCAGTCTGATATTCAATTCCAGAGACCTCTGCCTGATCGGTCATCTTCCGGAAATCATCAGCCTAGGCATCGACAGCGTCAAGATCGAGGGGCGCGTGAAATCCGAGTATTATCTGGCAGTTGTCGGCAGAACTTACCGTGAAGCTATTGATTCATGCTACAGCGGGAAAAAATTCACACTCAGAAAAGAGTGGCTTCACGAACTGGCGAGCGTTTCCCACAGGGAGTATACAACCGGCTTTTTCACCGGACTGCCTGCAGATGTAATGAGGAAGCAATCCGCCTACCTTAGAAACTGCCAGGTGGTCGGCAAAATTCTCTCCTGCAATGCGGGAAGAAGCAAAATTCATGTAAAAAACAACCTGTACTCAGGCGATTCAGTGGAGGTGTTTTCCCCTGAAGGGGTGTTCCCTGAAAGTATCCGTGAACTGCGTTCTGGAAACCATAAAATCTCAAAAGCCACCAATGAAATGATCGTCAACTGCGCCTTATCCAGAGAATACTCCTGGGGCAGTTTCCTGAGAAAGAGGGAAAAATGA
- the ruvX gene encoding Holliday junction resolvase RuvX codes for MRVMGLDYGEVRVGVAMSDPMQIIASPFAVLKNDEQLFQGLEKIIKEQDVGIIVVGWPTNSKDEPTKQTKKIFDFIKVLSQFGLPVERVDEDFTTMDAEHFMLEAEFARKKRKQNKDKIAASLILQFYLNSRI; via the coding sequence ATGAGGGTGATGGGTCTCGATTACGGCGAAGTCAGGGTCGGAGTCGCGATGTCGGATCCCATGCAGATCATCGCCTCGCCATTTGCAGTGCTGAAAAACGATGAGCAGCTGTTTCAGGGCCTCGAAAAAATCATCAAAGAGCAGGATGTGGGAATCATCGTGGTGGGCTGGCCTACCAACAGCAAGGATGAACCGACCAAGCAGACCAAAAAAATCTTTGATTTCATCAAAGTGCTGTCTCAGTTCGGGCTCCCTGTCGAACGCGTGGATGAGGATTTCACCACCATGGATGCAGAACATTTCATGCTGGAGGCCGAATTTGCCAGAAAAAAAAGGAAACAGAACAAGGACAAGATTGCTGCCTCGCTGATTCTTCAGTTTTATCTCAACTCCAGGATATGA